TATCACGAGGTGCTCGACGAACTGAAccggccgccgctgccgccgcgggCGGCAGGAAACACCGAACAATGCTGCTGAAAATCCAAGCCCGAGCTCGACTCAAGAATGTGGTGGGCGAGGACCACTTCGTTCTTCCCGTGCCCAGCGGCCATGGCCCCACGCAGCCGCTTGCTCGCCCTTTCGTGGGTAGGGTTGCGGTCGGGACTAGCAGAAGGGGAGCCGGCCGCGTGGCACGTGGAGTCGGGGGTCAGCGGCTCTCGGAAGGAGGAGAACGAGTCGTCATCATGAGAGAATTGGCTTTTCAAGAGGCCGTCTTGGAGTAGGGCTTTATCTTGGAATGGGGACTCCGAGGTCGGGGCCGGGGTCGAGGGGTCTGTCTTGTCGGGATCAGGTAAGTTGTCGCCCCCCGAGGCTGGGGGGCTGGGGAGAGACAGGCCGGGGCCCTCGGCCAGGACGCCGCTGAGGCGCTGCTGCTCCTCGATGATCTTTTGGAGGTACTTGCCTTGGGCTTCTATTCTCAGCTGCAGCTGCCTTTGTACCTGTCAGATAGAATGAATGCACCGAAAACCTCATATTATCAGAGTTTCCAATACTCGGTATAGTGGAAATCATGGATTCCATGAAGGCGAAAAGGCCTGGAACTGACATGAATTACGCACCAAACCTTTTAATTCGCATGCTTTAATGGAAATACTGAATCACATGAGAAAGCATGCAGCTTCTATTATGGAAGAgaatcaaatatttcaaatcgAACGAATTGAAAGGTTAGTTAGTAAATCAAAGTTTGTAGAAATTTAGTAGACATTCTGAAACAGGCCACTTTTCAGGTTTCATGAACGGTGCAAGCGAAAAGATGTGGTTTGTCCATATTTTGTTTGGATAATGAAGCACATAGGCGGCTTCCAAAATGCACTACTCTCGTAATTAGGATAAGGATTGCCATGCCACTGGCACGGGGTGTGCCAGGTGTGCCAGCAGCACAGCTTGGCACGGCAAGCCTCGGCACACATCCTATTttatagggtaaacttcaaatactaccctcgtggtttcgcactttttcactttagtaccctgtatttaaagtgtatcactttagtactctgtggtttcattttttttctttctgttagCACATCCATTAACTCTCCGTTAAATCATatgcaaaaaacttcagataccccacctatgGTTTATTCAAtaatcactttagtaccatatggtttatattgaatttttactttagtaattagtaccctatggttttaactttatcactgatataACGGAAAAATTAACGGAGGGGGTAACGGAAAGAGAagaacgaaaccacatggtactaaagtgatacatattaaaccacatgttactaaagtgagaaagcgcgaaaccacatgggtggtattcgAAGTTTTCCTTATTTTATATGTCAGCACGGTCGGCACGGGCTTACCAGCTGTGCCCAATCCTATCCACGTGCAATGTAACAATCTAATCTTCTTTGATATCATCATGTATCAATACCTCAAGACAAGTTTCTTCAGTTAACTGATATTGAAATCGTCAAACATacgatttaattataatttgtaCTTCTTTCGGACAGTTTCCTTGACTATTCAGTTCCATTTATAAGAATAGTGGCTAAAAAGCATATTATGCCGAGTATAAAAAGGAATAAGTAAAGCATAACATCTCACTTACCTCTAACTGTTCGTGTAGCCGCTTTTGCACCTCCATTTGCAATTTAAGAGCCTCAGTTATTTGCATTCCGCTGAAAAAAAGAAGGAACAGTTTATGTGTTACCGATAAAGAGATGAGAGAGTTGATCCGTGATCGCCTAAATAAGACATGAAGGATAACATGAAAAGAAGGCAAGAGAATATCCATATCCACAACCGCAATATTTCTTATGAATTATCATAATGAGGATAAAGTACGTGTAATTACAAGAACGAATCCTAAGAATTGATATTAAACCCTGAGTTAGACAAATTTTTAGACCTATCGGCAAAGCCATAATGATGTTGCAATAATCGCCTGAAAATCGAATTTTTTTGGTGCTTAGATCAGGTCAGCTGTCGGCTGTCTGAAGTCGGATCGTTTTCTTGATGGACATTCAAATAGGACTTGATTGAAAGCACATGACAAGGTTCAAGATATTAATTATAACAAGTACAAAGTGAAATGTAATGCACAGTTTGAGCATCAGCTTTGCAGTTGTtgtgttaaattttaaagtaatattaaaagaaaaaggaaatgcaGTATTTCCTAACATTTTACTAGTTCTGTGTCTAAAGGTGAAAGTAATAGGAGCGCGAAAGAACTAAATTTGGCAATGGCTACTGGAAGGAGATTACTACGAGGATGCAAAAGTGTAATATGAAAATTCACCAACGTAATCCGGTAGATCCaaaatttctttctaaaaaaagcTATAAGGTTATTGAATCTAAGCAGTTTACTTTCTATACCAATGAGGTAAATGAGGAAACttgttaaattatgtgaaacaaaGTATTTTATATCTAAAAGCATAAGCAGCCAGAAAACGgtgttttagtattttatattcaacactccccCTAACGTCTGAGCTCAAGATTTTCCGATAGGGCCAAGATGTGGACCTGAATTAGATGGGAAGAAATTAACTAAGACTAAGGAACCAGTGAAACCTAAACTTAGGATCTCTTGCTCtcataccatattaaattatgtgaaaAAGACGCTTCAATATTTTCTATGCAATACTCCCCCGACTTTTGGGCTTAAGACTTCCGCTAGGCCCAAGACGTGGACCTAAATTAGATGGGAGAAAATTGAATAAGGCTAAGGACCTAGTGAGACTCAAGCTCAAGATCTCTTGCTCTGATACTGTAATAAATTATGTGAAAAATTGTTCTATCTCGAAAAACTTAAGCTACCAGAAAATggtgttttaatatttcatattcAACAAAACTCTTCTACACTTACGAAGAGCTTTCCAGTCCCGAAAGAAGATCACCAGGATCTTTCTTCTCAGTCTTCATACCTACATAAATGGAAACCCAACAAGGTAAGTCAACAGTGCTGCTTACTTCACCCCTTTGCCCCTGTCTATATTAAGAAAAATTCTTTACAATTGTAAGTCGTAAAAATAACTTAAGCCCAAGATTTGCAGATACCTACCATCAGCTGACGACTCGGGAATGTATTTTGCCAGCCGATATTtctgaagaaagaaaagaaatacaaCTAAAggaaaggaggaggaaaaaTGAATTGGTGAGAAATGGAAAGCAAATTCCGCTACCTGTAAGTGACTTTTGACATGGTATATGGTTAGTCCTGGTACACCCATAAGTCTAAGAACTCCTTTAGGAGTAGCTCCTGTCACAACAAAAGTATTTGGCGATTGACAAATGTTCAAACACAAGGTTATAACCGACCACCCAACTAATTAATGATATTTCGAACAGTAAATGATCGAACTAAATCGAGAAAGACTTCTGGGTCTAACTAGTTATTTCAATGCAGATCACTTGCAAACTGATCTTGTTTAAAGGAGACAAAAAGGTATATGGTAACTAACTTTATGTGCTTTACAAATCTTTACTGCAAAAAGATTAAATGAGACATCGAAGGCCTGCTTGGCCCTACGACTGCTGCTTTCACAAGAAGCGCTCTACAAAGCATTTGGCAAAGAGAAAATCTGAAGCCTCTGCTGCAGTGAGAAGCAGAAATAAGATTTTGAGCCTGAAAAGCAGAAACTCCAAAATTGGTGCTTCTAATTTTGCTGCAGAAGAAGTTGTTCAGGATATATCATATACTTCTTCTAAAAGGAAGAGGTACAGCACTTCATCGAAAGGCATTATATCCTACAGCAGGGCCAAACAGGCCATAAGTCCTTTTATCTgcagaaaagaagagaaaactgCACAATAAAAGCAATTGTACAGTATCTGTGACAATGGATTGGAAAATTCTTTAATGAAACTTATATTGCATTGATTTAGCAAAGTTTTGTTGgctttatataaaaaataaataaataaataaataaaaccaatATTAAGTAATTATGTCATAAATATCAAACAATGTAGTTTCGAGTCAATACACCATATTCTATTCAAGTCCTCTTCACAGTCAATCCATAAGATCTTGGCATTTACAGAGGAAAAAGTAGCGGAGAGACCAAATGCAAAAAACCAAAGTACTGAAATCAGCTCTCAAAGATGAATCAAATCCTTTCTCATGACACACATCCAAATTACTTTCGGTAATTCACTAATTAATCTTCCTAGATCCTTCCAAAATCATTTTAAGTGACCCCTTTCCTCCATCATCAGTTtgtcataaaaatatagttcatCTTAGcagttttcaaatataaattctcCGTTTACCCTTCATAGGTTCGTGAACAAGTGATCGCATATTAATAACCATAAGGCTAAATTGCATTGTtcgtcctcaaactatgaaatgcatgacactttggtcctcgaactttaatttgttttaatttttggcTCAAACTTTCTAATTGTTGCAAGCAAGTCCCATAGTGCATTTGGTTTGATTAAATGGTGACGTGTTGTTGATGTGGCAACAATCTAAGAGTATTATGGTTGATAACATGGGAAAAATTAAACTGCCACATTATTGCCACATCAGCAATACATCATCATTCAGCCAACAAAATTGCACTGTAGGACTTAATTGCAACAGCGAAGAAAATTCGAgttaaaaatttcaagaaattagACTTCAAGGACCAAAGTGCCATGcgcctcataatttgaggaccaaaagtaaaATTAGCCTAACCATAATCCTTATCTTATTCTCATAGATCTCCTTATAAAAGCTTTCTTTTTAACCATGAGACACAGCAACTATATCATTCTTTTATGATATTATTTTTGTCCCACATTACTCCCATATAAGACCCTATAAATACCTCTCTCCACATAAACTACAGGAACTGATTCGATATTCAATAAATGGAACATATTGCCGTACTAGGAAAGTTCCAAATTCAACAGGTTGTTAGAATATAAGTGATCGAGCATTTAGACAAATCTGATGAACCAAATTGTGCcccccaaaaaaattaataacagaTTAAAGTAGCCAAATTGCAATGACAAGAACTTACTATCCGGTCCACCCAGCTGCGTCACAGCTTCGACAAAGCGTTCATGAAGATCATGCGTCCAACGTAGCCGCTGCCTCGCGGCCATACTAGCGTTGTTTGGGTGGTGTCCTCCACTATCCGGACCCATTTTGTCGCTTCTCAATCCAACTTACCAGTGACGAGAAGAGGAATTTGAGTTAATATAGAAGGTAGATTTTGTTTGATACGTATGTCATTAGCTGCCAAAAATAGGAAAACGCACGTGTTAGTACAACATCATGCATTCCAATAACAACAAGGAGATATAGATCAAATCATGGGAAAATTCTGCATCTATTGAGAGGTTTGCAACAGCACATGTGGCGACTCATTGGATATAAAAGCGTCGTCCATAAATGAATAGGTAGAAAGAAAACAAGGATACGACAAACCATGTACCTGAGCTAAAATGGGTAGAGTGGTAATACTTTTTCCATCATTAATGTGTAGTGAGAATTTTTCAACTACTTTTGAATCAAGTTATAACAATGCAGCATCTTATATACGTCTTTTCGatcatcaaattttatttttccttcttaaGTTCATGCATCAtgcattttataattaaattaaatgcaTTTGAATAAGGTACAAGAAGAGGGCAATTAATGATGGCGAATCAAGAGCTCTTCACCTTCAAAAAACTCAACCAGTCAATACATCGTCATCCTCACCTCAAATCCAATCAGTAAGGCCATGATGTCAAGCTAAACAAGTAGAGTAGATTTGATAGTTTTTATCAAAATAGTCAACCTCATTATTATTAAGTAAAAATGGACACAATCCTCATTAATTCACGCATGAATGGATAGACGACAAAAACCCTCCTCAAGGGAGGAAAAACTCTTTCATCATTAGCAAGAGAATGAGATTTCTTCGGTTTCAGAGACATTGACTTCAAGTTTCTTCTAGAaactagaatttaaaattcaaactcgGCCCATCTCGGCCTTCATCCCACAGCAAATGAGGTTGACCATTCGAACACAACAAAACCATGCGACGTCAGGCAtaaaattcttttctttattttacttgTGTCCTCTCCTGAACAACATGCGACCAAAACTTTCAAAACCACCTCTTACCATGGTCGAAGTTACCAAACTAAACTAGATGTTTCATCAACCGAGCAAAAGTTCCGGTGCTCAATGCTCACATAAAATGAGCCTAAGTTATTGCAAACAAGCAAAAtaacaagaaaaacaaagatCCCAACAAGTTATAGTTATCGAATGTCAACGCTATGCTAAGTTAAGTATCATTGGAAATTTCAATCATTAAAGCCGCTCTAAAAACTATAGCACCGAATAGCAACATAGCCACTATCAAACATGCTCAACTCCAGAAGCAGCAAAACAAAGAGGCCTAGGATTTCATAATACTTGCACCATGACTAATCAAAGGGAACTACTCCATACAAAAGAACATGAATAGTAATGTTGCTCTTTACTAGCTAATAATAACTAATGAAAACGCCAACAAAGTCAAAGGAATCAACATCTTTGATTTGTTTTCTTTCCATTGAATCATTTTCAAAGATAGACCCATTTCCAGAAAACTTGAACCTAAAACTAGCAGCTGTGGAAAAACCTAATCACAATAAGTTTTCAACTCCATATTTAGTTCATCAAAAATGGAAAGTGGTGGCAAATTCACCACCACTCTCCTGTTACTATTTCCTAAGTAAGTTTCTACCTTTTTATGAATCAAATGATCACAAACCTATCTCATTCAAATTGGCAATCACCAAAACTCCCCCAAAAGGGGTAACTTTGGAGAAATCAAAACCCAGCAACAGCAATTAAATGGATCATTTAGCACAAAATAGCACATGGGTTTTGCTAAAAACCACCCAAAAAACCATTTATTACTTCCcaaaaagaagaacaaataaACACTCCAAATCCAACTTAGTTCACCATCGTCCTCCAATCACTCTATCTCttgaaaaaagattttttttgaaTCAGTGATCACAAACTAATCACCAAAACCCCCCCTTGAGTGGATCATTCAGCATAAATTGGCATCTGGGTTTTGCTTAAAATCCcccgaaaaaaagaaaaaaaaccatttAGTTCCCAAAAATGAGCACAAATAAAACACACCAAACACCACTTTAGCTCACCCAAATTCCCATCAAccacagtaaaataaaaaataaaaataaaaattagatgaGTCAAAATAACACATACCCAGATCCAAAAAACTCCTCGGCGAAAAATCTCCCAATCCCACTTTTAGAGCGATCCAAGCACCAATTCCTGGAGCAAAAGAGCTCGATTTGCACTGGAAAAAACAGTGAAAATCGGAATTTTAAGCGCGAAATGGAGAGATTAGAGGGAAATAAAAGTGGATTCGCGCTTACGTTGTGATAAATTCGCCGGGGGATTCGACCAACCAGAGATTGGCTTCGCCGAGAAGGgtttcgctctctctctctctctctctaaatctctctctctctccgtccaCGGAAATGGAGGAGACCTGCCCGCGGGCAGGGCCGGTGGGCTGCCCGAAGGAACGCTTAATTGCATATGTATCCCTACAAAGCCATCAATTTGCATATCACTTCctacaaagttttttttaaggtgaaaaaagcataaaatttagccaaactatgaatcattttcaTTTAACTACccaacatttaaaaattttgattttactatctaattttttagtttgtttgatttaagtccaCGAACGTAagttgacttcaaaatttaagctatttatttattttaataaatttataattaaaaaatggcATGAattatattaactaaatatgtaaagataaataacgtattcaaattttgaaatcaaaatatctctaaCTGGATcagatcaaataaattgaaaggttcgatagtaaaattaaaatttttaaagattgagTAAGTCAAATTAAAATGATTTATAAACTTGTAATTTATCTTAATCAAGGggtatttgtatatttttttctcaaataaataaGGCACATAAattcttaataatttttaaaaacttaatagatctaatatacattaataattaattattacaactttaaattattaaatcattCACTTACATAGATGAGtattagatttaata
This window of the Ananas comosus cultivar F153 linkage group 19, ASM154086v1, whole genome shotgun sequence genome carries:
- the LOC109725032 gene encoding myb family transcription factor PHL7-like, producing MGPDSGGHHPNNASMAARQRLRWTHDLHERFVEAVTQLGGPDRATPKGVLRLMGVPGLTIYHVKSHLQKYRLAKYIPESSADGMKTEKKDPGDLLSGLESSSGMQITEALKLQMEVQKRLHEQLEVQRQLQLRIEAQGKYLQKIIEEQQRLSGVLAEGPGLSLPSPPASGGDNLPDPDKTDPSTPAPTSESPFQDKALLQDGLLKSQFSHDDDSFSSFREPLTPDSTCHAAGSPSASPDRNPTHERASKRLRGAMAAGHGKNEVVLAHHILESSSGLDFQQHCSVFPAARGGSGGRFSSSSTS